A single window of Microbispora hainanensis DNA harbors:
- a CDS encoding ABC transporter ATP-binding protein translates to MLAAEKLVKRYGARNVLDGFDLTVAPGEITGLIGHNGAGKTTFVEVVTGLVRPDAGRLWVAGHDALRSGSAVRRLLGVAPQELALYNRVSVREHLRLFAGLAGLRGRRRDAETTRVLDELHLAPVADRPAGVLSGGQRRRVQAATAMVGSPPLLLLDEPTAGADPETRAALLAAVRARAEAGAAVLYTTHYLPELVDLDATVALARAGRVIARGSQQELTRDLPGELRVAFDDPAEPELRLPTTDPGADLAALLASGRTPVSVDVRRPGLDDLYRSLEAAFSERDGGEVRDVVR, encoded by the coding sequence ATGCTCGCCGCGGAGAAGCTGGTGAAGCGCTACGGCGCGCGCAACGTGCTCGACGGCTTCGACCTCACGGTCGCGCCCGGCGAGATCACCGGCCTGATCGGCCACAACGGCGCGGGCAAGACCACCTTCGTCGAGGTCGTCACCGGCCTGGTGCGCCCCGACGCCGGCCGCCTGTGGGTGGCCGGACATGACGCGCTCCGCTCCGGCAGTGCCGTACGGCGTCTGCTCGGCGTGGCTCCGCAGGAGCTCGCCCTGTACAACCGGGTGAGCGTCCGGGAGCACCTGCGGTTGTTCGCGGGGCTCGCCGGGCTGCGCGGGCGGCGCAGGGACGCGGAGACCACCCGCGTCCTGGACGAGCTCCACCTCGCCCCGGTCGCGGACCGGCCCGCCGGGGTCCTGTCCGGTGGTCAGCGCCGCCGCGTCCAGGCGGCCACGGCCATGGTGGGGTCGCCGCCGCTGCTCCTGCTGGACGAGCCGACCGCGGGCGCCGACCCGGAGACGCGGGCGGCACTGCTGGCCGCGGTCCGGGCCCGCGCCGAGGCGGGGGCCGCCGTCCTCTACACGACCCACTATCTGCCGGAGCTCGTCGATCTGGACGCCACGGTGGCGCTCGCCCGTGCCGGACGCGTCATCGCGCGTGGCTCCCAGCAGGAGCTCACCCGAGACCTGCCGGGCGAGCTGCGGGTCGCCTTCGACGACCCGGCCGAGCCCGAGCTGCGCCTGCCGACCACGGACCCCGGCGCCGATCTCGCCGCGCTGCTCGCGTCGGGACGTACGCCCGTCTCCGTCGATGTGCGGCGGCCCGGCCTGGACGACCTCTACCGCTCGCTGGAAGCCGCGTTCTCGGAGCGGGACGGCGGGGAGGTGCGCGATGTGGTCCGGTGA
- a CDS encoding TetR/AcrR family transcriptional regulator, translated as MGGRREEILEVALAIADERGLDGVSMRAVAERVGVTPMALYRHVGGKAELLDAMVGHLLAALLPPDRDRQETQRWDERLAALARAVRTMVRRHPWAAPLLFSRPAVTPDAVRTVDVIYDALIEAGVPDREVPRLERLLSTFVIGFAASEVSGRFTSGDPDPRGHRGSLPEGDFPAHARLKPWLRLPDDLATEFEADLDDVLRLIEAAAGRR; from the coding sequence GTGGGCGGTAGGCGGGAAGAGATCCTCGAAGTGGCACTGGCCATCGCCGACGAGCGCGGGCTCGACGGGGTCTCGATGCGCGCGGTGGCCGAGCGCGTCGGGGTGACGCCGATGGCGCTCTATCGGCATGTCGGCGGCAAGGCCGAACTGCTCGACGCCATGGTCGGGCACCTGCTCGCGGCGCTCCTGCCGCCGGACCGGGATCGGCAGGAGACTCAGCGGTGGGACGAGCGGCTCGCCGCCCTCGCACGCGCCGTCCGGACGATGGTCCGGCGGCATCCCTGGGCGGCGCCCCTGCTGTTCTCCCGGCCCGCCGTCACGCCGGACGCCGTCCGTACGGTGGACGTGATCTACGACGCGCTCATCGAGGCCGGGGTGCCGGATCGGGAAGTTCCCCGGCTGGAGCGCCTGCTCAGCACCTTCGTGATCGGCTTCGCCGCGTCCGAGGTCTCGGGCCGCTTCACGAGCGGCGACCCCGATCCGCGCGGGCACCGCGGCAGTCTCCCCGAGGGCGACTTTCCCGCGCACGCCAGGCTCAAGCCCTGGCTCCGCCTGCCCGACGACCTCGCCACCGAGTTCGAGGCCGACCTGGACGACGTCCTGCGGCTGATCGAGGCGGCCGCAGGCCGACGCTGA